A window of Pyrus communis chromosome 3, drPyrComm1.1, whole genome shotgun sequence genomic DNA:
GTTACAAGCCTCTTATATTTAATAAACCTTGAAAGTACATCAATCACCAACAACCATTTTGATTAATGGTACCAATCCTCCAATTTTTTTAAGAGGAGGTTCTGAGTTTAAATCTTATCTAGACTTGATTCacataataaaagaaaagataaaaacaaaCATACATCAATTTTTTTGGGACGAGTTGATGGTTTGAATTTCATAGGAAGTGATTTGTGACTCAAGCATTGTTAAGAGAATTTCCGTTGCACCCGAAGTTGAAGGTTTGATTTCACCATCTATTACTCTCgcttgtgtttgtgtgtgtgtgtgtgtgtgtaaagtTGATGAATTAAaaacacatatatgtatatacatacgTTAATCTTTACTCTACTATGACTAAGGTTAAAAAAGACACTAATCGGGTGGCGGACAGGGTAGTTTTGCCAGACAGCAAGCTAGGTAAGGTATTTTTCATCTGTGGAACATGGGCCATGGGCCCAACCAATCGATTCATAGTGGTGCTTGTTTGCTACTTACTCATAATGAATGGAGTGTCACTGACCTGAGTAGCTTAGGACGTGTTTAATGTGATCTCATACACTAACTGGTGGTGAGCAGATTTCAAACATCATATACCCACTTCGCCAAGGCTCCACCACACATCAATCATTTTAATATCCTACTTAGTTACAAGCCAACGCTAGATATTTGAGACTTAATCCGACGTGGGACTCCAACATTTTTTTCGTTACAATGACGTTCCCGTGGGGAAAATACCCTTCACTTTAAAAGTTGCATCATTAACCactctgttttattatttggcaCTAACCTTGCATCATGGAACACAACTAacaatatttatatttcttAGGTAATTTTTCTTTATCGGTTTCGAATTTGCTTAAACATCAAACATACATCCATTTTCGTATAAGAAAAACACATACATCAATCCTTCGTACCAAAAAAATACATACATCAATCGCCAATGACCCAGTTGGATTAGTAGTACAGTCTTCGATATTGTCCGAGGTCATGAGTTTAAATCTCTTGAGCAGTCGGACTGATAAATTAACACATGTATACATACACGACAATCTTTATCATAGTACTAAACCACAAAATTTGAAGGCGACGGCAGCTTGGCATTGCCATCATCTTCTTTCAGGTCATGTTTTTAACATAGTCACAGTAGCAACTTTCTCCACTGTTTTGGCACTTCTTCCATCCTGCGCTTAGCTCTGTATAGCTTACGCAGAAACAGACCTGCAAACAAGTACATCGCAAAGCTCAGATTTTTTTTGACGACgtcctaaaaaaatatatacagaCCAGAAACAGCGAGTTAGGCACTGCAATGAACAGAAAGTAAAGGGAAAATCCTGATAAGGATGAAAGAAAATATCTACGATTCATTTTTATTGAGTATACGCTTATAGTACAGTACGGAAATAATTTAAACCCCATAAAGAGGTTTACTGAACTTTGTTAAAATGGGTCTGGTGGTAGAACACCTACTGCCGCACTCATGGCTAGTGTTCAACTCTCACGTTCCCATTCTAAATATTTTAAGATAAAAAAGAGGAAAGCGGAACTCTAGTCATGCAATCAAGTGCTTTAGATGGATAAGATGAAGGCAGAAGACATGCTAGCAAATACAATGACAAGAAAGATTCTCTTGTATGTTGGTGAGGAACGTATAACAGGAGCTTATGCAAATTTATGTACGAAACTAGAAATGTGTATATGTATACAACTCTCATACTATGTAGTTTAATCATATGTAAATCTGTATTATACCTGTACGAACAGTTGACTTCCAGCTGACCGACCAACAGAGCTTTCTTCTCCTCCAAGTGACTTCCAGTGCACAAGGCTCCTGCCAATGGGTCCTGGGAGGGCTAGATGTATACATATCCCTATTTCCACGACTGTTATGTCAATTTGAGCACCGCATATCGCCCATcatacttaaaaaacaaaagctGTTCGGTATGCAATTTCAAAAGTTAGATTGGTACACGAATCACAGAAACAAATATGACAGTTAAGTACGAACACTTTACAAATCTTATATGCTGAAGATTAATCATATGCAAAGCTATAGTGTTACCTAGGCATAATTGACTTCCAGGTAACCTACAAACAAAGTTTTCTTCTTGGTTGCTGCAGTTGGGTCTGGGGAGGACTAAATGTATACATATCCCTGTTTCAGTGAGTACCAAGTCATTTTGGGCAAGCCATATCGTCTTTCCAGGACACCACTTCAGCTGCAGAATAACTGCCATCCATCAAAATAGAACAACAAAAAGCTGTGCACTATGCAAATCAATACAATTATACACATTACTTAATAGAAAACTTACCATGCTATGCTGTTAGGACTTCATTGATTCACAGATCATGGGTCTATCCAGGCATTGATAATCAAAGAGAGTTCTTACTTCTGAAACTGCACTTTCGTGGCTTTTAGGATTCCATGTTGTAGAATCGCAAGTATCCGGGCATTTGGCAGCATTCCCTTAGAGGACATCTCATTAGCGAGTGTTACAGCCCTATCCACATCTCCCCTCCTACAACAGCCAGCCAGAAGTGCTGTGTATGTCACTGTATCAGGCTCTAATCCTctgttcatcatttcatcaaaaaGCGCAATAGCATCCTGAAAGTTGTCGGTTTTACATTGCCTGTCTATCAAAACAGTATAACAAATTACATCAGGTCTTATTTCCATTTCCTTCATCTCACTCCAAACAGTACAAGCATCAAAAGTTTCTTCCTTATCTCCACTTGCATCTCGAGAGGAATTAACCCTTCTTACATTTCTTTTGGGAAAACCATCAAGCAAAACTGTGTAAGTGATGATATCAGGTTGAATCCCTCTCTTTTTCATATCATGGAAGAGATCATGGGCTTCTTGCAAACAATCCACCTTGCAGTAGCTATTCATCATCATTGTGTAGGTAATCACATCAGGAGTTAACCCTCTCTCAACCAAAGAATCAAAAACCCAACGGGCCTTTTTCACCTCTCCAGCCTGGCAGAGAGAAGCAATGACTTTGTTGTACATTATTCTTTTAGGATCCACATTTAATGCCAACATTGCCTTAAGCAACAAAATAGCTCTGTCATTATCATTTTCTATACAAAGTTTACTGAATACTTTAAAGCAAATGCCTTGTTTAACTAATGTTCCTTGCTTTGCCAACCTAATAAGAAGTTCATAGGCCTCTTTTGTATGGTTGGCTTCACAGTACCCGCTGACCATGGCAGAATAGGTATCTACATTCTTATATTCCAAACTGTTTAGAAAACCTTCAGCTTCTTTGACTTTTCCTCCGATGCATAAATTTTCAATTATCATGTTGTGTGTAACAGAGTCTGGTTTAAAACCATGTGCCTCCATATAATCCAAAAGGTCAAGCGCCTCGGCTCCCAGGCCATTTCTACAAAACCCAGCAGCAAGTACATTGTAAGTAGTGATGTCTGGCTTCAGACCcttttccttcatttccttCAACAGACTTACGGCCTCAGCAACATTCCCTTGGAGACAGTAGCCTTTGATTAATGTTGTGTAATGCATAATATCTAAAACCATATGCTTACACTTCATCTCTTCAAGAAATTCTAAGGCTTGGTCCATTTTCCCCAGCTTGCACGAAGCATCCACTGCGATATTGTATGAAACCTCATCAAGATAGATACCTAAGCTCTTATATTCTCTAAACTGATCCACCGCTTCAGAAGGCATGCCCATCTTACACATACACTGAAGAATCAAACTAACAATCACACAATTTGTTTTTACACCCTTTGACTCCATGTCATTATGGAGAGCCAAAGCTTTTAACAACTTGGAACTCTTGCAGTAGCCACAGATCATTGCACTGTAGGTATATGAATCAGGGACCAGCCCTCGCTTTTCCATGTCAAGAAAGACGCTTTCAGCTTCATCAAACTTCATCTCATTGCAGAACCCACGAATGACAGCGTTATAAGCATACACATCGATAAGGACATTTTCCCCATTGCACGATTGGAGCACTTGGTACCCTAAATCCGGCCTGTGATTGGTGCAAAGCCCTTCAATATATGCTGTGTAGGCAAAGGCACTAGGGGTTACCCCAGCTTCCTCCATCTCCTGAAACACTTCCACGGCCTCTTCCAAACTACCTTTCTTGCACAGTCCCTTTATGATAATTGCATAAGTGTAATCATTAGGGTTCAAACCAATCCGCTTCAACTGCTTATATATAGCCACAGCCATATCCACTTTACCGTGCTCAACCAAGCGGTTCATTAGAAAATTGCTAGTAAAGATATGTGGCACAAACCCACGCCTTCTTGTCTGAAATAAAACATCAATAGCCTCATCGAACATGTTCAAACTGACAAAAGACTTGAGCAATGCATCATAAGCTCGGATTGTCGATGGGGAAACCTCAATCCCCTCCGCAATCGCTTCCATCAAATCCGAAAACTCAAATTCAAGGTCTTTAGAGCAATTAATAAGGTCCACAAAGAGAGAATCCAACTTCCTATCCAGACCCCAATAGCACAAAATTCTAATAAGCGCAGAATACGTGTACACATTGTGTCGAAAGCCATCTCCTTTCACCTGGTGAAAGAATGAAATCGCCAAATTGGGTTCGTTTCTTAGACTGTTGAGGTTGTTAACAACCCCAGAGGTATCTAATTCGGAGAAGAAATGGGTTCTATTGGCAGCATTGGTGCCTGCGTTTGTGGTGCAGACACTGACAGAATTATCATCAGACGATTCATCAGAGTGGGAGGAACTGGAGTTCCAGAGGGCAAGTGCTGCCTGGGAAGACGCCCACTTGAAAGCACCAACACCGCCACCGCCGCCATGGACGAAGATCGAACGGCTGCGATTGTTTTGTGTTGGGTGAATGCGTTTTCTGGGAAAACCCAGTCTAATGGACGAAAGCCACATACACATGGAAGACTTTCAGATTCATTGCAGCAACGACGCCTTCATGAATTTCCAATTGCAGAAGAACCAaaaggggaagagagagagagagaggacttaCTTGGGATTCACCATTGAAGCTTTACTTTcgaagttttgtttttgatcaTGGATACTGAGTCACCgaatcaccaataaaaaatggAGGGTGAGTTACTGACTCGGAGGTTTTGGACGATTTCTTGTGAGCAGAGATAAAAGCTTGTTTTCTGCTCAAACCTAAAACCCTACCAAAGTACCAACTTCAAGTTCCGCTTTCGGTTAACCCCACCCACGTAATCCGGGTCGGTCCAAAGGGCCCGTTAACCTCTTCATGAATCTCAAAGGAACCCCCACCATGCTTTTATAGCAAACGAAGCCACCTAGTCAGCAGCAAAGTTACCTTCCCATGGAACAAACctgaactttttatttttgaataaacgatattatctacactaatggaaagagggtgggcttagcctcacaatgggctagtaataatatggttcgaATTCGCCTTTGatgataatcgaacctaagacctctcacttacaagtgaaaaagaatatcactataCCGTAGTACTAACTGAAGAGAATCGGAACTTAACAATATCAAAATGCATAGCTAAAGAATCAATATCAAACAGCACCCCTTGTAATATTGCATCATTTTCCATTTGTCTATTAATCATATGAATCGACGATTGGGAGTCAGACAACAATTCATATGATATGGTATGGATTTATCATTATTATG
This region includes:
- the LOC137729539 gene encoding pentatricopeptide repeat-containing protein At2g26790, mitochondrial-like, with amino-acid sequence MCMWLSSIRLGFPRKRIHPTQNNRSRSIFVHGGGGGVGAFKWASSQAALALWNSSSSHSDESSDDNSVSVCTTNAGTNAANRTHFFSELDTSGVVNNLNSLRNEPNLAISFFHQVKGDGFRHNVYTYSALIRILCYWGLDRKLDSLFVDLINCSKDLEFEFSDLMEAIAEGIEVSPSTIRAYDALLKSFVSLNMFDEAIDVLFQTRRRGFVPHIFTSNFLMNRLVEHGKVDMAVAIYKQLKRIGLNPNDYTYAIIIKGLCKKGSLEEAVEVFQEMEEAGVTPSAFAYTAYIEGLCTNHRPDLGYQVLQSCNGENVLIDVYAYNAVIRGFCNEMKFDEAESVFLDMEKRGLVPDSYTYSAMICGYCKSSKLLKALALHNDMESKGVKTNCVIVSLILQCMCKMGMPSEAVDQFREYKSLGIYLDEVSYNIAVDASCKLGKMDQALEFLEEMKCKHMVLDIMHYTTLIKGYCLQGNVAEAVSLLKEMKEKGLKPDITTYNVLAAGFCRNGLGAEALDLLDYMEAHGFKPDSVTHNMIIENLCIGGKVKEAEGFLNSLEYKNVDTYSAMVSGYCEANHTKEAYELLIRLAKQGTLVKQGICFKVFSKLCIENDNDRAILLLKAMLALNVDPKRIMYNKVIASLCQAGEVKKARWVFDSLVERGLTPDVITYTMMMNSYCKVDCLQEAHDLFHDMKKRGIQPDIITYTVLLDGFPKRNVRRVNSSRDASGDKEETFDACTVWSEMKEMEIRPDVICYTVLIDRQCKTDNFQDAIALFDEMMNRGLEPDTVTYTALLAGCCRRGDVDRAVTLANEMSSKGMLPNARILAILQHGILKATKVQFQK